From Marivirga harenae, one genomic window encodes:
- a CDS encoding cryptochrome/photolyase family protein: MDKISIFWFRRDLRLYDNTALYYSLQEEYPVLPIFIFDSEILDDLKDKSDARVSFIHDELTKINQQLEKIGSGVLIKHGTPEEVFKSLIDQYDIDAVFTNRDYEPYALARDQKIDNILRNQGIGFYDFKDHVIFEKDEILTGDNQPYKVFTPFKNKWLEKLETGHTYPFKISLEKESFYQFKPEIPSLNEIGFKKSDVPIPEKNYNEDKIENYDQDRDFPAKNGTSRLGIHLRFGTVSIREAVSHAQKLNDTWLNELIWRDFYSMILANYPHVVNNAFKPKYDAIPWRNSKEDFQKWCEGKTGYPIVDAGMRELNKTGYMHNRVRMITASFLTKHLLIDWRWGEAYFAEKLLDYELASNNGGWQWAAGTGTDAQPYFRIFNPYSQTDKFDNNKSYIKKWVPEYNTGKYPEPIVDHKKARQRALDTYKSALDNA; this comes from the coding sequence GTGGATAAAATTTCAATTTTTTGGTTCCGGAGAGATTTAAGGTTATATGATAATACCGCATTGTATTACTCACTTCAAGAAGAGTATCCTGTACTACCCATATTTATATTCGATTCTGAAATACTAGATGACTTAAAGGATAAGTCAGATGCAAGGGTAAGTTTTATTCATGACGAACTAACGAAAATCAATCAACAACTCGAAAAGATTGGTTCTGGTGTTTTAATAAAGCACGGTACGCCTGAAGAAGTCTTTAAATCATTAATTGATCAATATGATATTGACGCTGTGTTTACCAACCGAGATTATGAACCGTACGCTCTAGCGAGAGACCAGAAAATTGACAACATATTAAGAAATCAAGGTATTGGATTTTATGATTTCAAAGACCATGTGATCTTCGAAAAAGATGAAATTCTGACGGGGGATAATCAACCATATAAGGTCTTCACTCCGTTCAAAAATAAATGGCTCGAAAAACTGGAAACGGGACATACTTATCCTTTCAAAATAAGTTTAGAAAAAGAGAGCTTTTATCAATTCAAACCAGAAATACCTAGTCTTAACGAAATCGGTTTTAAGAAATCGGATGTTCCTATTCCTGAAAAAAACTATAATGAAGATAAAATTGAGAACTATGATCAAGATCGTGATTTCCCTGCCAAGAATGGAACAAGCAGATTAGGAATTCATTTGAGATTTGGGACTGTCAGCATTAGAGAAGCCGTAAGCCATGCGCAAAAACTTAATGATACCTGGCTCAACGAATTGATCTGGAGGGATTTCTATAGCATGATCTTAGCTAATTATCCGCATGTTGTTAATAACGCATTCAAACCAAAATATGACGCCATCCCTTGGAGAAACAGTAAAGAGGATTTTCAAAAATGGTGTGAAGGCAAAACAGGCTACCCAATTGTAGATGCTGGAATGAGGGAACTCAACAAAACTGGATATATGCACAACCGGGTTAGAATGATTACTGCCAGTTTTTTGACAAAACATTTGCTGATTGATTGGCGATGGGGAGAAGCCTATTTTGCCGAAAAGCTACTCGATTACGAACTAGCCTCTAACAATGGAGGGTGGCAGTGGGCTGCTGGAACTGGAACTGATGCTCAACCCTATTTCCGAATTTTTAATCCTTACAGCCAAACCGATAAATTCGATAATAATAAAAGCTATATTAAAAAATGGGTACCAGAATACAACACGGGCAAGTACCCAGAACCTATTGTAGATCATAAAAAGGCACGGCAAAGAGCTTTGGACACTTATAAATCTGCTTTAGACAATGCTTAA
- a CDS encoding DUF2279 domain-containing protein, whose product MMRIFLFVFLIQCSFQTHGQAQNQEDSINTNKIRKIILTESAVYTAGMTGLGLLWYKDTEAQSFQFFNDNKQWLQMDKIGHAYTAFHLTNINYQLFKASGMTPQKAMLYSSLSSTAMMLPIEIFDGFSAAYGASWGDALSNTIGALLPYQQFLFDQTYIYPKFSFSASPYAHLRPNTLGSNFIEQVIKDYNGQTYWLSTDFNIFSKKNKFPAWLQFSIGYSGNEMVYGSPIDNSKNGFEANRQWLLSLDINTSKIEVEQRWLEIMLRIINKVKIPFPTIEWQGKNVVLHPLYF is encoded by the coding sequence ATGATGAGGATATTTCTATTTGTCTTTTTAATTCAATGTAGTTTTCAAACGCACGGTCAAGCTCAAAATCAAGAAGATAGCATTAACACAAATAAAATACGAAAGATAATTTTAACTGAAAGCGCAGTTTACACTGCAGGGATGACAGGCTTAGGTTTGCTTTGGTATAAGGATACGGAAGCGCAATCGTTTCAATTTTTCAATGACAATAAGCAATGGCTTCAAATGGATAAAATTGGGCATGCTTATACTGCTTTTCATCTCACTAATATCAATTATCAGTTATTTAAAGCATCAGGAATGACACCTCAAAAAGCTATGCTTTACAGTAGTTTAAGTTCTACAGCCATGATGCTTCCCATCGAAATATTTGATGGTTTCTCTGCAGCTTATGGGGCATCTTGGGGAGATGCCCTAAGCAATACAATTGGAGCACTTCTTCCCTATCAGCAATTTCTGTTTGATCAAACATATATTTATCCTAAATTCTCATTTTCAGCAAGCCCCTACGCTCACTTGAGGCCTAATACACTAGGAAGTAACTTTATAGAACAAGTTATAAAAGATTACAATGGGCAAACTTATTGGTTGAGCACTGATTTCAATATTTTTAGTAAAAAAAATAAATTCCCCGCTTGGTTACAGTTTTCAATAGGTTACAGCGGAAATGAGATGGTTTATGGCAGTCCTATAGACAATTCAAAAAATGGCTTTGAAGCAAATAGACAATGGCTTCTAAGTTTAGATATAAATACCAGCAAAATTGAGGTGGAGCAAAGATGGTTAGAAATAATGCTCAGAATAATCAATAAGGTTAAAATTCCGTTCCCAACGATAGAATGGCAAGGAAAAAATGTAGTTTTGCATCCATTATATTTTTAA
- a CDS encoding Smr/MutS family protein: MKIGDRVRLMKGTEEGIVVRMLDKSLVEVEIEDGFAIPVLESELVVVSSDESTAFDTPKYESQKTSKQKTIHEQPNKLKGFHLAITPLNDQLLSIYFLNPSSEDILLMANELNGKSEEKTILSEKIFAEKFSKITERNMDHLNTWPSLSFTILIENTKWSIPIRPEKITVKIKSKHFQKDKTEIPLLQKKGYLIPLNQSSKETIEPEKIDPEKLRNSFFKGEEEGTAIKNTIRNNSQIPEIDLHIESIDSNYEKLPKEDILRIQLAMFEKKLNEALVAGLDELIFIHGVGNGVLRNHIHKQLSQHENVQFFKDTHKEKFGYGATLVKIK; this comes from the coding sequence ATGAAAATTGGCGACAGAGTAAGATTAATGAAAGGCACTGAAGAAGGCATTGTGGTCAGGATGCTGGATAAATCTTTAGTAGAAGTCGAAATAGAAGATGGTTTCGCTATCCCTGTTTTAGAATCTGAATTGGTGGTAGTATCTTCTGATGAAAGCACAGCATTTGACACACCAAAATACGAAAGCCAAAAGACTTCAAAACAAAAGACTATACATGAACAACCAAACAAGTTAAAAGGCTTCCATTTGGCCATTACTCCATTAAATGACCAACTTCTTAGCATTTATTTCTTAAACCCGTCCAGTGAAGATATACTTTTAATGGCAAATGAATTAAATGGAAAAAGCGAAGAAAAAACCATACTATCTGAGAAAATATTTGCAGAAAAGTTCAGCAAAATAACTGAACGAAACATGGATCATCTCAACACCTGGCCTTCACTATCATTTACAATTTTAATTGAAAATACTAAATGGTCAATTCCAATTCGACCAGAGAAAATCACAGTAAAAATTAAATCAAAACATTTTCAAAAGGATAAAACTGAGATTCCTCTACTGCAGAAAAAAGGTTATCTTATCCCATTGAATCAATCTTCCAAAGAAACTATAGAACCGGAAAAAATTGATCCCGAAAAGTTAAGAAATAGTTTTTTTAAAGGGGAAGAAGAAGGGACAGCGATTAAGAATACTATTAGGAACAATTCTCAGATCCCCGAAATTGATTTACATATAGAAAGCATAGATTCCAACTATGAAAAATTACCGAAAGAAGATATTCTACGAATTCAATTGGCCATGTTTGAAAAGAAACTAAATGAGGCTTTAGTAGCAGGCCTTGATGAGTTGATTTTTATTCATGGAGTTGGTAATGGAGTTTTGAGAAATCATATTCATAAGCAATTATCGCAACATGAAAACGTACAGTTTTTCAAAGATACTCATAAAGAAAAATTTGGATATGGAGCAACATTGGTAAAGATTAAATAA
- a CDS encoding sigma-54-dependent transcriptional regulator, with product MSKILLIDDEASIRQTLKEILEYEKYQVEEVGNGADGLKKIESEHFDLVLCDIKMPKMDGMELLNAVFDKGIEIPFIMISAHGTIDNAVEATKKGAFDFISKPPDLNRLLVSVRNALDKSSLMAETKTLRKKVSKKYEMIGSSKQLEEVKDTISKVAQTDARVLIIGENGTGKELVARQIHEQSERAKAPMIEVNCAAIPSELIESELFGHEKGAFTSAIKQRIGKFEQANGGTLFLDEIGDMPLAAQAKVLRALQENRINRVGGDKDIKVDVRIIAATNKNLKEAIENNDFREDLFHRLSVIRINVPPLKDRKDDIPELVEKFLGDIAEEQGAKKKSIDKDALNQLQEYNWSGNIRELRNVVERLIILGAEKISAQDVKKYID from the coding sequence ATGTCAAAAATATTATTGATTGATGATGAAGCCAGTATAAGACAAACCTTAAAAGAGATACTGGAATATGAAAAATATCAAGTAGAGGAAGTTGGTAATGGTGCCGATGGTTTAAAAAAAATTGAAAGCGAACATTTCGATCTTGTACTTTGTGATATCAAAATGCCCAAAATGGATGGCATGGAACTGCTTAATGCCGTATTTGATAAAGGAATTGAGATTCCGTTTATTATGATTTCAGCCCATGGAACCATCGACAACGCAGTGGAAGCCACCAAAAAAGGTGCTTTTGACTTTATCTCCAAGCCACCAGATTTGAACCGCTTATTGGTTTCAGTAAGAAATGCCTTGGACAAATCCAGTTTAATGGCCGAGACGAAGACACTTAGAAAAAAGGTATCCAAAAAGTATGAGATGATTGGCTCATCAAAACAGTTGGAAGAGGTTAAAGATACGATTTCTAAAGTTGCACAAACCGATGCACGAGTACTGATCATTGGAGAAAACGGAACGGGAAAAGAGTTAGTAGCTCGTCAAATTCATGAGCAGAGTGAAAGAGCTAAAGCACCAATGATAGAAGTCAATTGCGCAGCTATTCCTTCCGAACTGATTGAAAGCGAACTATTCGGTCACGAAAAAGGAGCATTTACCTCTGCCATTAAGCAACGAATAGGAAAATTTGAGCAAGCTAACGGGGGCACTTTATTTCTAGATGAAATTGGTGATATGCCTTTAGCCGCTCAAGCAAAAGTATTACGTGCTTTACAAGAAAACAGAATTAACAGAGTAGGTGGTGATAAGGACATCAAAGTTGATGTGAGGATCATTGCTGCTACTAATAAAAATTTAAAGGAAGCAATTGAAAACAATGACTTCCGGGAAGATTTATTTCACAGGCTTAGTGTAATAAGAATAAATGTTCCACCATTAAAGGATAGAAAGGACGATATTCCGGAATTAGTAGAGAAGTTTTTGGGTGATATTGCTGAAGAGCAAGGCGCAAAGAAGAAGTCTATTGATAAAGATGCCTTAAATCAACTACAAGAGTACAATTGGAGTGGAAATATTCGTGAGTTAAGAAATGTAGTAGAAAGATTGATAATCTTGGGAGCTGAGAAAATAAGTGCTCAAGATGTGAAGAAATATATTGATTAA
- a CDS encoding ATP-binding protein, whose translation MLKKAIHLLLYLQFSTLILQAQPPTMSSEWEWFNTFEDSLSSRNAEELLENKQEALQAAIDIERPDVESKISKELAFIHISKTNDLEKAMSYLIRSLEIDEKSGNEAGLIFTYIGFYQLFEKIEDYYYGKEFLEKASTILRNYDLPPLRVYLNKELGQTYWLTGELGKSIEQYQNILTYATAERIPKLEAETHTDLAEIYKNENELERALNHYENALKIFRRIESPLLTAECLNAIGNIYLIRSNSERAYENYLAALEVLRQLNGAEAQLATLYNSVAQYYFKEGNAERALANLRLANPLAQKSQKQELIQDTYGLLSKAYKELGDYQKALEYSELFKALEDFLQKEKVDRSILKMQSRHTINQKQSLIDQLELNRIQKDFELEKEKRFKDFLIIMVTLIAIILILIFTLFILQKKNNKKLKVANLRVNAQNDELEDLNATKDKFFSIISHDLKGPLNSLTSFSGLLMNHTSSLSTEEIQMLAKDLDKSLKNLFALLENLLQWSRSQTGNIEFTAEEFDLTEMLNENKRLLDKQAENKNIQIEVKNTKSITVQAHPNSITTVIRNLLSNAIKFTDEGGQIKMGVVNEKHEYVVKIADNGVGMPKDVANKIFRIDTKHSTQGTAKEKGTGLGLILCKEFVEKNGGKIWVKSEEGKGTIFSFSIPK comes from the coding sequence ATGCTTAAGAAAGCAATACACCTTCTTTTATATCTACAATTTTCAACCCTAATCCTTCAGGCGCAACCCCCTACAATGTCCTCTGAATGGGAATGGTTTAATACTTTTGAAGACTCTTTATCTTCAAGAAATGCAGAGGAGCTACTTGAAAATAAACAAGAGGCATTGCAAGCAGCAATTGATATTGAAAGGCCTGATGTGGAAAGTAAGATTTCAAAAGAATTGGCCTTCATTCACATTAGCAAAACTAATGACTTGGAAAAGGCAATGTCATATCTCATAAGGTCCTTAGAAATTGATGAGAAGTCAGGAAACGAAGCAGGACTAATCTTCACATATATTGGGTTCTACCAACTTTTTGAAAAAATTGAGGACTATTACTATGGAAAAGAGTTTTTAGAAAAAGCTTCTACCATTTTGAGAAATTATGACCTCCCTCCTCTTAGGGTATATCTCAATAAGGAATTGGGCCAAACTTACTGGCTGACTGGCGAATTAGGTAAATCAATTGAACAATATCAAAATATTTTGACATACGCTACTGCTGAGAGAATTCCAAAACTAGAAGCTGAAACTCATACAGATTTGGCAGAAATCTATAAAAATGAGAACGAATTGGAAAGGGCATTGAATCACTATGAAAATGCACTGAAAATATTCAGAAGAATAGAATCACCACTATTAACAGCCGAATGTTTAAATGCCATCGGTAATATCTATTTGATACGAAGCAATTCAGAAAGGGCCTATGAGAATTACTTGGCTGCTCTTGAAGTTTTAAGACAACTAAATGGAGCAGAAGCTCAATTGGCTACATTGTATAATTCAGTTGCCCAGTACTATTTTAAGGAGGGTAATGCCGAAAGGGCTTTGGCTAATTTAAGGCTGGCTAATCCATTAGCTCAAAAGTCACAAAAGCAGGAGCTTATTCAAGATACCTATGGACTATTAAGCAAAGCTTATAAAGAGCTGGGAGATTATCAAAAAGCATTGGAGTATAGCGAGCTTTTTAAAGCTTTAGAAGACTTTCTTCAAAAAGAAAAGGTTGATAGAAGTATTCTAAAAATGCAAAGCAGACATACGATCAATCAAAAACAAAGCTTAATTGACCAGCTAGAATTAAATAGGATTCAGAAAGACTTTGAACTGGAAAAGGAAAAAAGATTTAAAGACTTCCTAATCATAATGGTTACATTAATTGCTATTATTTTGATTTTGATCTTTACTCTTTTCATCCTACAGAAAAAGAATAATAAAAAATTAAAAGTAGCTAATTTGCGAGTAAATGCGCAAAATGATGAATTGGAGGATCTAAATGCGACTAAAGATAAATTCTTTTCTATTATCAGTCATGATTTGAAAGGGCCTTTAAATTCTCTAACCTCCTTCTCTGGACTGTTAATGAATCACACTAGCAGCTTGAGCACAGAAGAAATTCAAATGCTAGCAAAGGACTTGGATAAATCGCTGAAAAACCTTTTTGCTTTACTGGAAAATCTTTTGCAGTGGTCTAGATCTCAGACAGGCAATATAGAGTTTACAGCTGAAGAATTTGATTTAACTGAAATGTTAAATGAGAATAAAAGACTTCTAGATAAGCAAGCTGAAAATAAAAATATTCAAATAGAAGTGAAAAACACTAAGTCGATTACTGTTCAAGCACACCCCAATTCTATAACCACCGTCATACGAAATTTACTTTCCAATGCCATTAAATTTACAGATGAAGGTGGACAAATTAAAATGGGTGTAGTTAATGAAAAACATGAATATGTGGTAAAAATTGCAGATAATGGTGTTGGTATGCCAAAAGATGTTGCTAATAAGATATTTAGAATAGACACCAAACATTCTACACAAGGAACTGCTAAAGAAAAAGGCACCGGACTTGGACTCATTTTATGTAAAGAATTCGTAGAAAAAAATGGCGGCAAGATTTGGGTAAAAAGTGAAGAAGGAAAAGGCACTATTTTCTCCTTTTCAATTCCTAAATAA
- a CDS encoding transporter substrate-binding domain-containing protein, which translates to MKHSRTLLLSIFIPLGLFGQSKSNNTFPEKSINYGIDKTYEPYEFVNKDGEAEGFNVDIVQAIAKELNWEISIYPYDWKIVRYKLEVTNELDASAYFKTAAREDSILFSRPISLVYYSIFTRSDKNPVEDLFSLSGKKVAIQEVTIVEEYFNQLGFLDLEQLQTYTSESAAIDAVVRGEADCAITSFMTTNYKMEAENISNIQSSSDPVFIAEYCFVVNKKESALLDSLNWGLRLVKASGEYDALYQKWLTPKKGWWEENIEIVIIIVAVFFLLAVMTLVYIYSLQKSVRKKSQLIKREIQNRTEAEWELRESENLRSKMEAFTSVMLVDINLEQSIIQAPKLFYSILGFDENELNGVNIHQLLSANSVVKDKEIKSILLNNEFSFLDAEYEFKTSSNVPVWMDSSTSLLYDINNKIVGFKQFLRDITPLKEANLNLKDLNAELANFMYKTSHDVRGPIANVLGLVNLGNLTTNDKEILSYFSMIEKSVHKLEHIFNDFREVSFILHGDLNITTFDVKELVEEVSIAIFLKRNKDIKRAKIDFELLSESKFITSDRALLKRLFYQLMENVFEHNSYYDTQLKITYEKYNSTHYKIYFEDDGIGIPEELHKKVFEVFFKGKRSDINVGMGLYMAKKVITRLNGELNLKSESGGGTTIEILFPVRQMTENITYN; encoded by the coding sequence GTGAAGCATTCCAGAACCTTACTTTTATCAATATTTATCCCCCTTGGTCTGTTTGGGCAGTCTAAAAGTAATAATACTTTCCCTGAAAAATCAATTAATTATGGAATAGATAAAACCTATGAGCCTTACGAGTTTGTAAATAAAGATGGTGAAGCTGAAGGTTTTAATGTTGACATAGTCCAAGCAATTGCAAAAGAGTTGAATTGGGAAATATCGATTTACCCTTATGACTGGAAAATAGTAAGGTATAAGTTAGAAGTGACTAACGAACTTGATGCTTCGGCCTATTTCAAAACTGCGGCTCGCGAAGATAGTATTTTATTTTCGCGTCCTATAAGCTTGGTTTACTATTCCATTTTCACTCGTTCGGACAAAAATCCTGTTGAAGATTTATTTAGTCTCTCTGGGAAAAAAGTGGCAATACAGGAAGTTACTATCGTGGAAGAGTACTTTAATCAATTAGGTTTTTTGGACTTAGAACAGCTGCAAACTTATACCTCTGAATCTGCTGCTATCGATGCAGTGGTCCGAGGGGAAGCAGATTGTGCCATTACTTCATTTATGACCACTAATTATAAAATGGAAGCTGAGAATATTAGTAATATCCAGTCTTCTAGTGATCCAGTATTTATTGCGGAGTATTGCTTTGTGGTGAATAAAAAAGAGTCTGCTTTACTTGATTCCTTGAATTGGGGACTAAGATTAGTGAAAGCTTCAGGAGAATATGACGCCTTGTACCAAAAATGGTTGACACCCAAAAAAGGATGGTGGGAAGAAAATATAGAGATTGTTATTATAATAGTAGCTGTTTTTTTTCTGCTGGCTGTCATGACGTTAGTCTATATTTATTCTTTACAGAAATCAGTTAGAAAGAAGTCACAGTTGATTAAAAGGGAAATTCAAAATAGGACTGAAGCGGAATGGGAGCTCAGGGAGAGTGAGAACTTGAGAAGTAAAATGGAGGCTTTTACTTCGGTCATGCTAGTGGACATAAATTTGGAGCAGAGCATTATTCAGGCTCCTAAATTGTTTTACTCTATTTTGGGCTTTGATGAGAATGAGTTAAATGGTGTAAATATCCATCAGCTACTATCTGCTAATTCAGTAGTAAAAGATAAAGAGATAAAAAGCATTTTATTAAATAATGAATTTTCGTTTTTAGATGCTGAATATGAATTTAAGACAAGTTCAAACGTCCCTGTCTGGATGGATAGTAGCACTTCTTTGCTCTACGATATTAATAACAAAATAGTCGGGTTCAAACAGTTTTTGAGAGACATAACTCCTTTGAAGGAAGCAAATCTTAATTTGAAAGATCTAAATGCCGAATTAGCTAATTTCATGTACAAAACCTCACATGATGTGCGAGGCCCCATTGCAAATGTCCTAGGATTAGTGAATTTAGGTAACTTAACAACAAATGATAAAGAGATTCTAAGTTATTTTAGCATGATTGAAAAGAGCGTGCACAAGTTGGAACATATTTTCAATGATTTTAGGGAAGTCAGTTTTATACTGCATGGTGATTTGAATATTACCACTTTTGATGTTAAGGAATTGGTTGAAGAAGTATCGATAGCAATTTTTTTAAAGAGAAATAAAGATATTAAGAGGGCGAAAATTGATTTTGAATTATTGAGTGAGTCTAAATTCATCACTTCGGATCGAGCACTCTTGAAGCGGTTGTTTTATCAACTAATGGAGAACGTATTTGAACACAACAGTTACTACGATACTCAATTAAAAATAACGTATGAGAAGTATAATTCCACGCACTATAAAATTTATTTTGAAGATGACGGAATCGGTATCCCGGAAGAATTACATAAAAAAGTGTTTGAGGTGTTTTTTAAAGGAAAGAGAAGTGATATTAATGTAGGGATGGGTTTGTACATGGCAAAGAAGGTAATTACTCGATTGAATGGTGAGCTAAATCTGAAAAGTGAGAGTGGCGGTGGAACCACCATAGAAATACTTTTTCCAGTCAGGCAAATGACTGAGAATATAACTTACAATTGA
- a CDS encoding ion transporter, with translation MEEQANTNAKWKVKAFNIIFKADTPGGKLFDAILLVAIFFSVLAVILESVGWIRLLYGTYFLWAEWIFTAFFLIEYIIRIIIVKKPWHYIKSFFGIVDLLSILPSLLAFFFVGAQSLMIIRGLRLLRIFRIFKLTQYLGEASQLSSALLASRKKITLFIGTVLILVSILGAIMYLIEPPESGFTNIPKGIYWSIVTLTTVGYGDIAPITALGQIVASLIMIMGYGIIAVPTGIVTSEMNKNRFKMDNRSCQSCGATQHGDFAKFCHNCGKKLPIAE, from the coding sequence ATGGAGGAACAAGCCAATACCAACGCAAAATGGAAAGTAAAAGCCTTTAATATTATTTTTAAGGCTGACACTCCTGGTGGTAAATTATTTGATGCCATTCTATTGGTAGCTATTTTTTTTAGTGTTTTAGCAGTAATTCTGGAGAGTGTTGGATGGATTCGATTGCTTTACGGAACCTACTTTTTATGGGCTGAATGGATTTTTACTGCATTTTTCTTAATCGAATATATTATTAGAATCATAATTGTCAAAAAGCCATGGCACTATATCAAAAGCTTCTTTGGTATAGTAGATCTTCTTTCCATTTTACCTTCACTTTTGGCCTTTTTCTTTGTCGGAGCTCAATCCCTAATGATCATTAGAGGATTAAGGCTTCTACGAATATTTAGAATTTTTAAATTAACTCAATATTTAGGAGAAGCATCCCAACTTTCCTCAGCTCTATTGGCCAGCCGGAAAAAAATCACTTTGTTTATTGGAACGGTATTGATTTTAGTATCCATTTTAGGTGCCATTATGTATTTAATTGAACCACCTGAAAGTGGTTTTACTAATATTCCTAAAGGCATCTATTGGTCAATAGTAACTTTGACCACTGTTGGCTACGGAGATATTGCTCCAATCACAGCGCTTGGCCAAATTGTGGCTTCTCTAATTATGATAATGGGATATGGTATAATTGCTGTCCCTACAGGCATTGTGACCTCAGAGATGAACAAAAACCGATTTAAGATGGATAATAGGAGCTGCCAAAGCTGCGGAGCAACACAACATGGGGATTTCGCGAAATTTTGTCATAATTGTGGCAAAAAATTACCCATAGCTGAATAA
- a CDS encoding pirin family protein, with product MDNSGIKKIEKLSFPWQTQDPFLFCVHHEDFFPKGNKDLGPAASLDGRMIGQDFTIKDGWRMYHGSKVPGFPAHPHCGFETVTAVRKGLVDHSDSLGAAGRFGDGDVQWMTAGKGVQHSEMFPLLKENEENPLELFQIWLNLPRDHKKVDPHFAMLWKDTIPVFKHTDKNDRKTEVEVMAGNIGGKTAPKPAPNSWAAKSENEVAIWHIKMEAGAEFTLPTSENNINRNLYFFTGKNLALNGTDLPHYHGAYLDARADITIKNGEEEARLLLLQGKPINEPVVQHGPFVLNYPAEVRETIMEFQKTEFGGWPWPTYENVHDKNKGRFAIHADGREEIKD from the coding sequence ATGGATAATTCAGGAATCAAAAAAATAGAAAAATTAAGCTTCCCATGGCAAACACAAGACCCCTTTTTATTTTGTGTCCATCATGAAGATTTTTTTCCTAAAGGGAATAAAGATTTAGGACCTGCAGCCTCATTGGATGGCAGAATGATTGGTCAAGATTTCACTATCAAAGATGGATGGAGAATGTATCATGGTAGTAAAGTGCCGGGCTTTCCTGCACATCCTCATTGTGGCTTTGAAACGGTTACGGCTGTTAGAAAAGGTTTGGTAGACCACTCCGACTCTTTAGGTGCTGCTGGTAGATTTGGTGATGGTGATGTCCAATGGATGACGGCTGGGAAAGGAGTTCAGCATTCTGAAATGTTTCCTTTACTAAAAGAAAATGAGGAAAACCCGCTGGAACTTTTCCAGATATGGCTGAATCTACCTCGAGACCATAAAAAGGTAGACCCTCATTTTGCCATGCTATGGAAGGATACGATTCCTGTTTTTAAACATACTGATAAAAATGACCGGAAAACTGAGGTTGAAGTTATGGCAGGCAATATAGGAGGTAAAACAGCCCCAAAGCCAGCACCAAATTCTTGGGCTGCAAAGTCTGAAAATGAAGTGGCTATTTGGCATATAAAAATGGAGGCTGGTGCAGAATTTACTTTACCAACTTCCGAAAATAACATAAATAGGAATCTGTATTTTTTTACAGGGAAAAATTTAGCACTAAACGGGACCGATTTACCCCATTACCATGGAGCATATTTAGATGCAAGAGCTGATATAACCATAAAAAATGGTGAAGAAGAAGCCAGATTATTACTACTTCAAGGTAAACCTATTAACGAACCTGTAGTACAACATGGTCCTTTTGTTTTAAACTATCCTGCAGAGGTTAGAGAAACCATCATGGAGTTTCAAAAAACTGAATTCGGTGGTTGGCCATGGCCTACTTATGAAAATGTTCATGATAAAAATAAAGGGAGATTTGCAATTCATGCAGATGGTAGAGAAGAAATTAAAGACTGA